The sequence AAGGTGCCGCTGAACACCAGCCCGGACCACAGGCTGAGGGATTGGTGATCGCTGACGCCGAGCTGTTCGACGTACAGCGGCAGAAAAGGGAGGATTTGGCTCATCGCCAGCCCGGTGAAGAAACACCCGAGCCAGACCGAGATCAGATTGACTTTCCACGCTTCCATCGGCTTACCGTACCACGTTGAATAAGGAGGGATTTATTGAGCAAAATAATAATAACACTGCAAATTAATCGGCGAGAGGCAATGCGTGAGCAAACGTAACCCTGCCGACGCAGTGTCTTTTTGCTATATATTAATAGCTATATTATCATAGGTAATTGGGTTAAGCCAGAGCCGCGCGATCCGGCGGTGTGAAAGCAGAGATAAACTGAACGCTAGATTGATGCCAATGAAAAAAGATCACCCTGAAGACGTGACGCTGCTGCGCACGCAGTTAATGTCGCTGGTGCGCCGTATGCGGCGCGAATCGCGCAGCGACGAAAAATCCTGGGCCCAGCTGATGCTGTTGGGGGCTATCGATCGCCACGGCGGCGAGGCGACGCCGTCGCTGCTGGCGGAATCGGAGCGCATGCGTTCCTCAAATCTGGCGGCCGCGTTGCGTGAGCTGGAGGCCGATGGGCTGCTGGTGCGCACGCCGGATGCCGAAGACAAACGCCGGGTGCGGGTGCGCCTGACGCCCGCCGGGCTGGGCCTGCTGCAGGAGAGCCGTACCCGGCGCGAGGCGTGGCTGCTGGCGGCGATGGAGAGCTGTTTAACGGAGCGGGAGCAGGCGCTGTTGATTGAGGCGGGGGCCTTGATGGCGCGGCTGGCGGCGGCGCCGTCAACGGAAACGGAATAATCGGCGGGGCGGCCGGTGCGCCGCCCCCGCGGCGAGGTTACGGCATCGGCCAATCGACCGGCATGGTGCTGACCACGTCCACATAGCGATCCCAGGCCGATGACCAGAATTGGGTGAAAGCTTCCAGGGTGAGGTGGATGCCCATCAGGCCCATCACGAACCAGCAGGCGGTAAACAGGCCCAGGCTGCTGAACATGAACGCCATGCCGTTACGGCTGGTTTTACGGCAAACGACGTTTAACTGGCTGGCGAAGAACATCATCACGGCGCTCAGCAACTCCCAGCGCATCATGACTAAACCGGTGGCAATGGTACTCATCGAACTCGATCCTATGTAACAAAAAGCCGCATCCGGCAGGGCGCCGACAGGGAAATGCGGGGGAATATCGGGAATATTGTGATTCAGATCACATTGTAGCATTGGGGCGAACGGCGGCTCAATGGGAAGCGCGGTGAAAAAAACGCCGCCGGTAACATTCCAATATGCTGAAACAGTTATGCCATTTCATTAGCAACCTTTTCATGGGGCGGTGCGCCCGATAACGCTATGCTTGCCGGCTTTTCAGTTCCCTGATTTTGCGGGGAAATGTGACGCAAAAGGTATTGGCACCGCATGGCCCTGTTAAAAGAAACAATTCGCGACCACTCTGCGGAAGAGAGGCTGTTTATCCACCGGGCAGGCGTGGCGCTGGCGCTGGTGGTGGTCTGTTTTGGCGCGCTGATCGTCAACCTCTACCGGCTGCAAATCCGCCAGCACGGCTTTTACCAGACGCGCTCCAACCAGAACGACATCAAAATGCTGCCGATCGCCCCCAGCCGGGGGCTGATCTTCGATCGCAACGGCACGCCTTTAGTGCGAAACGTGACACTGTATCGTATCGAGATCACGCCCAGCAAAATCAGCGACATGGCGGCACTGCTGCAGGCGCTGACGCCGATCGTCGACCTGACGCCGGAGGACATCAGCGCGTTTCGCGACGACATGCACCACAACAGCCGCTACAAACCGGTGACGCTCAAAGCCGGGCTGAGCGACACCGAGGTGGCGCGCTTTGCCGTCAATCAATACCGTTTCGACGGAGTGACGATCGATACCTATCAACAGCGTGAATATCCTTACGGCGCCCAACTGGCGCACGTGCTGGGCTATGTGTCGAAGATCAACGACAGCGATCTCAAACGCCTGGACAAGGCCGGGCTGAGCGAGAACTATGCCGCCGACCGCAACATCGGCAAACAGGGCATCGAGGCCTATTACGAGGCCGAACTGCACGGCACCACCGGCTATCAGGAGGTGGAGGTGGATAATCACGGTCGCGTGATCCGCCTGCTGAAAGAGCAGCCGCCGAAGGCCGGCAAGAACATCTACCTGACGCTGGATCTGCCGCTGCAGCAGTACATTGAATCGGTGCTGAAGGGGCAGCGCGCCGCGGTGGTGGTGGAAGATCCGCGCGACGGCGGCATCCTGGCGATGGTTTCCAGCCCCAGCTACGATCCCAATCCTTTCGTCAAAGGCATCGGCTATCAGGCCTATAAGGCGCTGCTGACCAACCCGGATTTGCCGCTGATCAACCGCGTCACCCAGGGCTTATACCCGCCGGCGTCGACGGTGAAGCCCTACATGGCCGTTTCGGCGCTGTTCGCCGGCGTGATCACGCCCACCACCACCTTTTTCGGCGCCCCGACCTGGACGCTGCCCGGTACCGAGCGCCGCTACCGCGACTGGCTGAAAACCGGCCACGGCATGCTCAACGTCACCAAAGCGATCGAGGAATCCGCCGACACTTTCTTTTATCAGGTGGCGTATGAGATGGGCATCGATCGTATCCACCACTGGCTGAGCCAGTTCGGCTACGGCCAGTCCACCGGCATCGATCTGAACGAAGAGTACCGCGGCGTGCTGCCGAGCCGCGACTGGAAGCTGAAGGTGCACAAAAAAGGCTGGTATCAGGGGGATACGGTTTCGGTGGGCATCGGCCAGGGGTATTGGGTGGCGACGCCGATCCAGATGGTGAAAGCGCTGACCACGCTGATCAACAACGGCCAGGTGAAAACGCCGCACCTGCTGTATTCGCTGCAGCAGGGCAACCGGGTGACGCGCTACCCGCCGCCGGCGAAAACGGCGCAGATCGGCGATCCCCATTCGCCTTACTGGGGCATCGTGCGCAATGGCATGTACGGCATGGCCAATCTGCCGAACGGCACCGGGTACAAGCTGTTCCACACCGCGCCGTATCAGATCGCCGCCAAATCCGGCACTTCGCAGGTATTCAGCCTGAAGCAAAACCAGACCTACAACGCCAAAATGATCCCGGTGCGGCTGCGCGATCACATCTTCTATACGCTGTTCGCGCCTTACAAAAACCCACGGGTGGCGATGGCTCTGATCCTGGAAAACGGCGGCGGCGACGGCGTGGTGGCGGGGCCGACCGCGCGCGCCATCCTCGACCATATTTTTGACCCGGCCAACGCGCCGCAGCCCGGCGATGCGGGGCAAAGTAAACCGCAGTTAAACGACAGTGCCGATGTGCAACGGTGAGGCGGTTTGTTTTTACTTTCTTACAAACTGCAATCTCCTGACCATTTCCGGCAAGGTAGACTGAAATAACACCATAAACCGAATAAAAACGCAGGGTTAACACAACAGTGGCGCCATCGACCAAAAAAAGCGGTAAAACCTATTCCACAGTTCGTTTCGGCTGGATTTGCGCCGGTATGCTGGTCTGTTTTTTTCTGTTGGCGTTCAGGGTCGGTTACCTGCAGCTGCTGGAGCACCAGCAGCTGGCGGATCAGGCCGACCAGCGTTCGATCCGCACCCAGGTGGTGCCGACCAACCGCGCCATGATCACCGATCGCAACGATGAGGCGCTGGCGGTCAGCGTGTCGTCCAAAGACATCGTGCTGGATCCGAAGCATATTCTCGATTCCCAGACCGACACCGGCAACGAGCGCTGGCAGAGCATGGCCAACGTGCTGAAGATCCCGCTGGCGGACGTGCAGCATCTGATCCAGAGCAACGCGCACAAGCGTTTCGTCTATCTGGCGCGCAAGGTGGAGGACGACAACGCTGCCTACATCAGCAAACTGCACCTGACCGGCGTCAGCACCGAGCAGGATTTCAGCCGCTTTTATCCGATGGGCCAGGACGCCGCCGGGCTGATCGGCATCGTCGGCCAGGACAACCAGGGGCTGGAGGGCATCGAGCTGGGCTTCAACCCGCTGTTGCAGGGCAAAAACGGCCTGCGGGTCTATCAGAAGGACGGCAGCGGCGCGGTGATCGGCGTGCTTAAAAGCGTGGATCCGGTGCCGCCGCCGAACGTGACGCTCAGCATCGACAAATTTATCCAGTACGTGCTCTATGCGCAGATCCGCGACGGCGTGGTGGCCAACCAGGCCGACTCCGGCTGTGCGGTGCTGGTCAAGATCGACACCGGCGAGATCCTCGGCATGGCCAGCTACCCGTCGTTCAACCCCAACAACTATGCCGGCACCCCGGCGAAAGACATTCGCAACGTGTGCAGCAGCGACAGCTTCGAGCCGGGCTCGACGGTGAAACCGGTGGTGGTGATGGTGGGGCTGGAGCATAAGCTGATCCGGCCGGATACGGTGCTGGACACCACGCCGTATCGGGTGAACGGTCACCTGATCAAAGACGTCGGCCACTGGTCGAAGCTGACCATCACCGGCGTGCTGCAAAAATCGAGCGACATCGCGGTATCGCACATTGCGCTGGCGCTGCCGGCCACGGTGCTGCCGGCGGTCTACCGCAGCTTTGGCCTGGGGCGGCCGACCGAGCTCGGCATCGGCAACGAGAGCAGTGGTTATCTGCCGCAGCATCGTGAACGCTGGGCCGATATCGAACGCGCTACCTTCTCCTTCGGCTATGGGCTGCGCGTGACGCCGCTGCAGATGGCGCGCGAGTACGCTGCGATCGGTTCCTTCGGCATTTATCGGCCGCTGTCGATCACCAAGGTGACGCCGCCGGTGATGGGGCAACGCATTTTGCCGGCGGATACGGTACGCTCCGTGGTGCATATGATGGAGAGCGACGCCTTGCCGGGCGGCAGCGGGGTGAGCGCCGCGGTGCCGGGCTACCGGCTGGCGATCAAAACCGGTACCGCCGAGAAAATGGGCCCGAGCGGCAAATACGACGGCGGCTACATCAACTACACCGCCGGCGTGGCGCCGGCCAGCGATCCGCAGGTGGCGCTGGTGGTGATGGTCAACAACCCGAAAGCCGGCAAGCACTTCGGCGGTTCGGTGGCCGGGCCGGTGTTCGGCAAGATCATGGCCCAGG comes from Serratia sarumanii and encodes:
- the mrdA gene encoding penicillin-binding protein 2 yields the protein MALLKETIRDHSAEERLFIHRAGVALALVVVCFGALIVNLYRLQIRQHGFYQTRSNQNDIKMLPIAPSRGLIFDRNGTPLVRNVTLYRIEITPSKISDMAALLQALTPIVDLTPEDISAFRDDMHHNSRYKPVTLKAGLSDTEVARFAVNQYRFDGVTIDTYQQREYPYGAQLAHVLGYVSKINDSDLKRLDKAGLSENYAADRNIGKQGIEAYYEAELHGTTGYQEVEVDNHGRVIRLLKEQPPKAGKNIYLTLDLPLQQYIESVLKGQRAAVVVEDPRDGGILAMVSSPSYDPNPFVKGIGYQAYKALLTNPDLPLINRVTQGLYPPASTVKPYMAVSALFAGVITPTTTFFGAPTWTLPGTERRYRDWLKTGHGMLNVTKAIEESADTFFYQVAYEMGIDRIHHWLSQFGYGQSTGIDLNEEYRGVLPSRDWKLKVHKKGWYQGDTVSVGIGQGYWVATPIQMVKALTTLINNGQVKTPHLLYSLQQGNRVTRYPPPAKTAQIGDPHSPYWGIVRNGMYGMANLPNGTGYKLFHTAPYQIAAKSGTSQVFSLKQNQTYNAKMIPVRLRDHIFYTLFAPYKNPRVAMALILENGGGDGVVAGPTARAILDHIFDPANAPQPGDAGQSKPQLNDSADVQR
- a CDS encoding YjcB family protein → MSTIATGLVMMRWELLSAVMMFFASQLNVVCRKTSRNGMAFMFSSLGLFTACWFVMGLMGIHLTLEAFTQFWSSAWDRYVDVVSTMPVDWPMP
- a CDS encoding MarR family winged helix-turn-helix transcriptional regulator; amino-acid sequence: MKKDHPEDVTLLRTQLMSLVRRMRRESRSDEKSWAQLMLLGAIDRHGGEATPSLLAESERMRSSNLAAALRELEADGLLVRTPDAEDKRRVRVRLTPAGLGLLQESRTRREAWLLAAMESCLTEREQALLIEAGALMARLAAAPSTETE
- a CDS encoding penicillin-binding transpeptidase domain-containing protein, which produces MAPSTKKSGKTYSTVRFGWICAGMLVCFFLLAFRVGYLQLLEHQQLADQADQRSIRTQVVPTNRAMITDRNDEALAVSVSSKDIVLDPKHILDSQTDTGNERWQSMANVLKIPLADVQHLIQSNAHKRFVYLARKVEDDNAAYISKLHLTGVSTEQDFSRFYPMGQDAAGLIGIVGQDNQGLEGIELGFNPLLQGKNGLRVYQKDGSGAVIGVLKSVDPVPPPNVTLSIDKFIQYVLYAQIRDGVVANQADSGCAVLVKIDTGEILGMASYPSFNPNNYAGTPAKDIRNVCSSDSFEPGSTVKPVVVMVGLEHKLIRPDTVLDTTPYRVNGHLIKDVGHWSKLTITGVLQKSSDIAVSHIALALPATVLPAVYRSFGLGRPTELGIGNESSGYLPQHRERWADIERATFSFGYGLRVTPLQMAREYAAIGSFGIYRPLSITKVTPPVMGQRILPADTVRSVVHMMESDALPGGSGVSAAVPGYRLAIKTGTAEKMGPSGKYDGGYINYTAGVAPASDPQVALVVMVNNPKAGKHFGGSVAGPVFGKIMAQVLEHMNILPDAQPLNVVSSVKG